A region of the Corynebacterium falsenii genome:
GTTGGCCAGTTCGCTGATCGGATACGGTTCCACCCAGTCGTTTTCCGCACTCGCGCAGTACACGCGGTGTGGGGTGCGCCAGTAGGCGAGCACGGGGATGACCGCGAAGTTGCTGCGGTCGATGTAGATCGGCTGCATGATCGCCAGCGGTTCCACGCTCTCGGGGTTCAGCCCGGTTTCCTCCTGCGCTTCGCGGATGGCGGTGGCGATCGGCCCGTCATCCTGATCCTCCCGCCCGCCGCCGGGAAAAGCGACCTGCCCGCTGTGCTTCCGCATGGTCGGTGCCCGGTGGGTCAGCAGCACGGTTGCATCCTTGGGGTACGACGCCACCCCGCGGGCGGCACCGTCTTTGGGCTCCCATTCGGGGTCGCCACCGATGAGAATAAGCACCGCTGAGTAGCGGGGCGGATGGCCGTCCGCGTCCTTATCGGGCACAATTCGTGCCTTGTCGTTGAGTAGATCGTGGATGTCCCCTGTGCGGCAGTCTGCAGCGAATCGTCGCAGCCAGGTGGGGACGTTCTCCG
Encoded here:
- a CDS encoding NUDIX hydrolase, which encodes MPYSQQQWLHAAQQQPTLPENVPTWLRRFAADCRTGDIHDLLNDKARIVPDKDADGHPPRYSAVLILIGGDPEWEPKDGAARGVASYPKDATVLLTHRAPTMRKHSGQVAFPGGGREDQDDGPIATAIREAQEETGLNPESVEPLAIMQPIYIDRSNFAVIPVLAYWRTPHRVYCASAENDWVEPYPISELANPERRFRVEFMQWNGPAWKLGNLVLWGFTGGVISAMLQRAGWDQPWNDSDRVDLFSALKQSDNGEALGQMHRDFTHAGPEGGAP